The Euleptes europaea isolate rEulEur1 chromosome 2, rEulEur1.hap1, whole genome shotgun sequence genome has a segment encoding these proteins:
- the GADD45B gene encoding growth arrest and DNA damage-inducible protein GADD45 beta, translating to MTLEELVSCANTEKKMKSVSEAVEDLLAAAQRQGCLTVGVYESAKLMNVDPDSVVLCLLAIDEEDEDDIALQIHFTLIQAFCCDNDINILRVSGMERLAAVLGEGPQDNSEPRDLHCILVTSPHTGSWKSQGLSEVASYCEESRCNNQWVPYVALQAR from the exons ATGACTCTGGAAGAGCTGGTGTCTTGCGCCAACACCGAGAAGAA GATGAAATCCGTCAGCGAAGCGGTGGAGGACCTCCTGGCGGCAGCCCAGAGGCAGGGCTGCCTGACCGTTGGGGTTTACGAGTCGGCCAAACTCATGAATGT cgaCCCGGACAGCGTGGTGCTGTGCCTGCTGGCCATCGACGAGGAAGATGAGGACGATATCGCCCTCCAGATCCACTTCACCCTCATCCAGGCCTTCTGCTGCGACAACGACATCAACATCTTGCGCGTCTCCGGCATGGAGCGCCTGGCGGCTGTCCTGGGTGAGGGCCCGCAGGACAACTCCGAGCCACGGGACCTGCATTGCATCCTTGTGACG agCCCGCACACCGGTTCGTGGAAGAGCCAGGGTTTGTCCGAGGTGGCCAGCTATTGCGAAGAGAGTCGTTGCAACAACCAATGGGTGCCCTACGTTGCTCTCCAAGCACGCTGA
- the LOC130473151 gene encoding LOW QUALITY PROTEIN: survival motor neuron protein 1-like (The sequence of the model RefSeq protein was modified relative to this genomic sequence to represent the inferred CDS: substituted 1 base at 1 genomic stop codon) has protein sequence MAECSGEVVYQNQASRFADCAAFDDWALIHSYDHAVHSFKSFSLQESLGNGRNPPECSSNDESESDVEEEEEEEEEGRQWRIRDACLAVWSVDGLLYPACITAVDQDRGCCTVCFDGYGNEEEQPLAALLPPGWRPPEDEDAAREVRAAGHGGPCQAVWSGDGLLYPATIREVDAEAGTCWMEFDHYGNQERQALADLLPPVGRGLSAQEESSDVLRCPEERSEEDKGXANSRIPQPQKDKKPIGFSPPLQGRSDEESLLSMLLAWHLSGYHTGYYLGLRQGRKEAAVPAVKKIPPQHPRVSEHC, from the exons ATGGCTGAATGTAGTGGGGAGGTGGTGTATCAGAACCAGGCCTCCAGG TTTGCAGACTGCGCAGCCTTTGATGACTGGGCCCTGATCCATTCCTATGACCACGCTGTCCACTCCTTTAAG TCTTTCTCTTTGCAGGAGAGCCTTGGAAATGGCAGGAACCCCCCAGAATGCAGCTCGAACGATGAAAGTGAATCAGatgtggaggaagaggaggaggaggaggaggaaggcaggcag TGGCGGATCAGAGACGCCTGCCTTGCGGTGTGGTCGGTCGACGGGCTGCTGTATCCTGCTTGCATCACAGCTGTGGATCAGGACCGGGGGTGCTGTACGGTATGTTTTGATGGCTATGGAAATGAGGAGGAACAACCGCTggctgccctgctgcctcctGGCTGGAGACCCCCAGAAGATGAGGATGCAGCGAGGGAGGTGAGAGCTG CGGGGCATGGGGGACCCTGCCAAGCCGTGTGGTCAGGAGATGGCCTGTTGTATCCAGCCACTATTCGGGAGGTGGATGCGGAAGCTGGCACTTGCTGGATGGAGTTTGACCACTACGGCAACCAGGAGCGGCAGGCATTGGCCGACCTTCTGCCCCCGGTGGGACGCG GGCTTTCTGCGCAGGAGGAATCGAGTGATGTTTTGCGATGTCCAGAGGAGAGAAGTGAGGAGGACAAAGGCTAGGCAAACTCCAGAATCCCCCAGCCACAGAAGGACAAAAAGCCCATAGGTTTCTCT cctcctctgcaAGGCCGCAGTGATGAGGAATCTCTTCTCAGTATGCTCCTGGCTTGGCATTTGAGCGGCTACCATACCGGCTACTATCTG GGCCTCAGACAAGGGCGGAAGGAGGCGGCCGTTCCTGCTGTGAAGAAAATACCTCCTCAGCACCCGAGAGTTTCTGAGCATTGCTAG